Genomic segment of Sander vitreus isolate 19-12246 chromosome 17, sanVit1, whole genome shotgun sequence:
GACAGAGGTGGACACGGGCAGCTGCTACTGAGTACACTGAGCCCATATCTTCATTATTTCCGGCCGTGTGAAGGTTTGAACAACGTGTTACCGTGTGTAGCTTTCAATTTATGTGGAAATCAGTTGCTCAGAATAGTCTGCCAGGATAACATTATTGACTAATTTAAaggtttttcaaaaatatttggCCTGGCTCGAGTCTATCAGATCCTGTGAAGCCTATGTAGCCTTgttgtggttgaaagaaaaggGTCACAGATGCTGTATTtgattaataaaataacaaaaattaaATTAACGGTAAATACTTCACCATCTACTTATTTTAAGGCTGCTGCTGTATTCTATACACATTTTTGGAACATTGTAAAacatcataacattttaaaaaataagaagTTAAGCcacaaaaaatgaacaaatagTAGGCCTACAGCCTTTTCTAATCAAATCAGGCAAAAAtatccttatatatatatatatcttatccacacaaaaaaactaatttgtaaAATCCTGTCTGCATTCCTGGACATCATAAGAATAATTAAGAAGctgtagtattagtagtagtagctgTGCCTGCTTCATATGTGCTTAACAGAAGACTAATAATAAGTTATTAGGATTTAAATGGTTTATTTAACAAATTACACTTTCATGTGCATGAGAAAAACAATTCATTGAGAAAttcattttagatttttttgtattgCTCTGTGATGACTGCATGTGACTGTAAACCAGTGGACCTGCATGAAAAATGCAGGTCCAGTTTTttgataataatttaaaaaaacaaacaaataaatatacttGCTAACTTATATACTACTcgttcagtgtgtttgtgacaCTGTCTTTTAAATTATGGACCATGCCAGAGTCCTTTACATTGTAAGTCTGACAACAAAATTCGTCATACTCTTCTTAAAACTCTTGACTAATGTAGACACATACTGCTAGTGTCTTTTTCTTGTTAAAACAGATAGACACCGGTCATCAGGTTTGGTGTAAAAGGATCTCACGCATCAGTACTGTGGGACATTGGGAAATGCAGATTGAAGATGGGTCTTTCGTAAAATGGCATTGGCCTATGCTAACTTTACAAACAGCTTATTGGGAAGCAGTCTGAGCAGGCAGTGTACATCTGATTCATCCCTGACGTCAATTAATCATTAAACCTAGCACCAGGATACAGATTAATTTAGTTGGCTTGAATTATGTGGTTAGAATAAAGCTTTCGTCTAGTGAGACCAACTACTATCACTTCAACAGTTCAGCTAGTGGTACAGTAAGACATCTTATTCCATGGGCTACTTACTAGTATTTCCAAGGGCTGCATGGTGCCTTAGATCAGGAGGGTCAGGGTTCGAACCCTTCTGTGtgaagtttgcatgttctccgcACGTAAGGTTTTCTCCGGGTTTTGCAGTTTCTTCCCCCAGTCTACAGACATGCAGTTTAGGTTAATTGGCGACTCTAAATTGCCCGTAGGTGTGAATGTGAGCAGTTACAGATAATGGTTGAATAATATTTACAAGATCAAGAATGAGCTTTTTAATGCTTAAGTGGCGTAGTAGTTCCAGTGCTCCTCAGGCACACTGGATATGAatcctttcagctgctctgtgGTCAGATTTGCGTCAAATCTCTTGACCTCACACTAAATCATAACATTAGTTTGTTCTTTTAAAGCCTGATGAGCCTTGTTAATAATCATGATACAAGGACAGACAGATGCTGTCCTTTCACCTGTTTCCAGAGAGTCACCAAGATACAGTACTGATTACTGAGTAAAATCGACAAAAATGGTTGATAAAAAATCTGACATTATTCAATAGCAATAGCATGATACTTCAGTAAGGTTGGTTGGTTTTAATTAAATTTCTTATTCACTCGTTTACTCACACATCATTGTGACTTAGTGTTGTTAATTCAGAGGGTTGGGGTGGGAAAGGGTGAAAGGAAAGGTTGATCTCACTGGAGTTCATAATAGCTGAATAGCTGTATCTTGCATTTCATCTGCTGCATTGAACATGTTTTTAGACAATGAATTGTTCAGAAGGTGTCTGAACTGGAAACCTTCAATGACTTCTGGTGGTCATGGTGTGGTACTGCATCAAACAGCCTTTCTCGATAAAACACAAATATGCTATTCAGTGATCAATAACTCTGAAATGTCTGCCCTATCGTGAGGCAAAATTAATCAATCTGTAGGGCAAAATGTATAACCCAGGAACAGATTTGTACTCAAACAATTTGAAGCAACAACCTGATTGGGTAGTTACTAGTTTTCATTAGCTGAGAGATTCTGAGCACTTGATAACATGAGACAGAGACCTGGAGCCTATCCCAACTCACATCGTGTGAGAGGCATGTTACATCTTGATAAGTTACCAGTCTAGCACAGGGCTAACATATATGGACAGACAACCATTCACACTCACATTTACACCTACAGCTAATTCAGAGTTTCCAATTAATCAGACCTGTATGTGTTTGGACTGTGGGAGAAAATCCACACAGACATGTGAACTCCCTACAGAAAGGCCACAGCTGTGAGGTGACGGTGCAAATCACTGTTTCAACGTGACGACCATGAAAATAATACAAACTTCATAACTGGGTGCGAGTAGTTGCTTGCTCGTGTCTAGAGATTATTGCTTGAGAATCAAAACTTCAATGACACAATTCTGTCTGTCCAATTTTGTTCTACACTTACTGTATACACTTCCCTGTATCCTCTCCACTCTTGACTTCCAGATTGATTTGTCGTAAGTAAacctaaatgaaattgaaaCTCACAATTCTCAAATCACTTAAATTGTTTAAAGGAAAATTCCATAACCTTGGTGTTATTTGCTGTTTTGTCCATCATTCCTGCCAGTAATAATAATGTACACACTAAGTTAATAGTTTGGGGGTAAAGTGACTTAAAAGATTTTAAACAAACCCCCACGTTAGCCAAACGTACTTGGAAGATGAACACTAAAATTATTTCCCAAGATAACCCTTGTGaacatccatcacagtttacaTACTCACTTCCTACTCCAATTCTGACTTACTGTACTTACTGTAGTGTGCACCCAGTTTTCCTGTGCAATGAGGGATTATTAGAGACATTTCAGGTGTGCTCACTTTCAGTTTTAAGGTTGTAAGACCTGGGTTGTAcacactttaaaacaaaaaatcaaaggcacgcacacactacatactGGCTCtgctctgctattctcttaaagacaTACGCTAGAATGACGcagacacaccagcacacaagtataaatccTCACAACGGCATAAGCCACTTACTTAGGCTCTGCGTAGAGTCACGTACaaccataaatcagccttaatttccctttaaaatataatttaaatccTGTCTGCTTCAGCTAGATTTTCTTACAACTCAGGATCAAATCCAGCTTGATATGTCCTACTAGTTGATGGATAATGTATATTGGTATAAGTCACTTATTACTCATTTAAAGTGTTCTCGATGCAGTTAGTTCAAACATAGATGAAATATTTTTCCAAGCTGTACCACAATCTTTCACAATACATTCTGCTCGTTTTGTTGATTCATTGAAGTCAATTTTCAAATCCAAGATTCCACTTTTTATGGCTGCACCATTTGATCAAAGGGAAAACAATAGATGTCTTGTGCATCATTTAATacacattttcatgttaaaGGAATATGTGTATGACATATATGGTAATTTTGGAAACCTTGGGGTCTTGACTTAATTGTAGATGGAGTGTAAACAGATGCAGGCGATTAACCCACTGAAAGGTCCATAGAGTTGAAGAGGTTAAGGAGACACTTAATGATCAGTACAAAGAAACAGTCCCTATGGTCTTCAAACTGCAGCTTCACTGCTGGCTACTGTGTTGGATTAGACTGTGATCACATAAAACACGTTTGAACAAGTTACTACCAATGGTTTATAAGTAAAGGCATCAGTTTGCTTTAAACAAAGTGCTTGTCGGATCACCTAACAGCATTTAAAAACCCCTTTCTGACCGCAAAATCAGCTGCTTCGAACACATTTTGATCTGATGTACAAACTAGTTTGTTTAAAACATACTGGAGCCATAACAGGCACACGCTCACCTCCAACCtgtgtgcctgttgttttggaCCTGTCGGGGTACCATGTGTACAGAGCTATATTGACCTCAGGATAACATTAACCACCTTCTATCAGTGTCAATGTAGCCCTTAAAATTGCTTCATTTAGGTGGAGCGCTTAGATAAATTGGTCAATAATCTGTCTCCCTAGAGAGGTCGTCATGTACACCGCCCTCTTCATATTCTTTAATAGCAAGCAGAGCAGTACCCAACATCACCTGGTCCATTTGTACAATGTCATCCCCTTTGTTAGCTCAGGTAAGTTAGCCAGCACTAATTGGATATCTTGcagtttttttgtcaaacatttTGTTTGATAACCATAACAATGGAATTCCTCTTGTCCCTTCTGGCAACATTTGATTCATTGCTTTTTGGTCCACAGATAGTGATGATCGCCAAGCTGAGTTTTGTATTAGAGACAGAGTAAAAAAGGTCTCCATCTGATCACAGCCTTCTCCATCTTAGCAGGGCCTCTGATGTTGAACCATACTGCTGGTTCTGGAAATTTACAGCAACTATGATTCCACAGAGCATTCTCTGACCTGACCTGGGTCTGACAATACATGTTCTTCAAGTCCAAATTACGTGACATGATGTCCTACGTGACATACTCCTCGTCATCACTAGGTTCTGATTTGATGTGGTCTGGGTGAAGTAGAGGAAAGTGTGGTGCTGTACTCCTGGTACAGACATACCACTCCTTAATGTTAGACAACTGAGGTAAGGCTGGGTTGACTGAGCGCTGGCTCCTCCGCTGGGTCCTACCACTCTGCTGCTTCTGGGCCAGCTGACTCTTCAGGCTTGACAGAGAGAGATCCAGAGGCATTGTCATTGGTGATGAACTCCGCAGCAGCAGCTTATGGTCAACTTCGCTGGCTGAGCTGATATCTAATTGGTGATTGGACAGGAGAGgaaaatttgtgtttttattggcAAGTGATGGAGAGAGGCGATTCATTTTAAGGTCGAGGGGCTCGAGGAGGGCTTGATGAGGTTGTTGGAGTTGATGAGGGATGGAGTCGTACACGTCCTGGGGTTCAGAGGTAGGTGACGACTTGACGTGAACCTTCATGTGTTTGCGCAGGGAGCTGGGGTGGGTGTAGGACTTGGTGCAGCCCAGGGCTTTGCAGTCGTAGGGCTTCGAGGCTGTGTGGACCTGCGAGTGCTTCTTCCGGTCGCTGCTGTTGGCGAAGCGTCGCTCACAATAATCACACTGGAATGGCTTCTCACCTGCAACACAAACATCACACTCATTATCATCACACTCTAGAATGGGCCCCTAAGTACTGGTACAGACACCAACTTTTCTCCACCATCTACGCATATGCTACTGAGTGCATTTTAGCCTATGGCGTGTTGAATGTGTTGAGCGACAAGGAACTCTTATTCATTGAATGTGGGGCTGTGTTCAGGTAAAAGAGATTTGGAAGGAGGTGATTAAAAAGAAATCTTGAGGATTCTTGAGAGTTTATTAATGTTTCTTTAGTACACATAGAATTGTTAATTTTAGTTCATTCATTTAAGAGCAAAAGAGTTTAGAGTGTGTGCACATTACATGTAAAGTTACTTATTGCCTTAAACTGGAAGAAAACTGTCAGTGTTAAAAATATGGTGTACTGTATAGGATTTAAAGAAAATACCATTTACTTTGAGAGCCAAACTGAGTTATTATGAAGAGATTATAGGAATATTCCTGTGGATGAAGAACTGGGTCATGTTCAAATATAAATGCAATGGTATGCCTTGCAAGAAGTGAAAGGGAGGCTTATTTATCACATAAAAGTAGGGAGAAAGGGGTTTGCAACAACATTTTGctgtttaaatgctttttttttagatatgtaATTTGGGATGGCATGTATAATGGAAAACTGACAATACCAATTATGGTGTCAACCAATGACATGAGTGCAGCTCTGAATAGTACATAAAAAAACCTCACTACATCTCTTTCCTGCAGCTAACAGATAGTTTGACATAGTATAAAAATTACTACATTTAATTTACTTTGCCATTTTATTTCAGCTGTAAGCACTGACATTTTCTGtaggaaatacattttctagttatttgttgttttatgcTGTTGCTTAATTTGCTGTGTGCTATGAGCACGATACTTAACTTTAaatgatgcaaatgcttcacaAGAAATATGACCCCAATCAGcctgatggtggcgctataATTAACATTCAAAAAACAAGTCAGATTGACTTGAAATTTGACACACATATCCATCTCTATCTGCTCtttaaaatgacaatatttGGACAAAACCTGGACAATAAAGGCCACCATGATGGATTTCTTGCTCATTTGTATAATACACATTTAATTTACCATTTGGGATTTTGACTGTATCAATACCACATTTATACACCAGATACACCAACACATTACAATTGAGCTAGACTGGTCCAAAAACATGGCTGCCATCAATCAAAAAACTTTTGGTGCACGTGCTCTGGGGGAAAGTACTAAAATCTGAAGTTTCATAACTCAAGTTCTCTTTGAGCAATACTGATTAAACTCAGTCGAGACATTTCCACTATGTCCTGAAAATAGACATCAAGCTTTGTTCACATCAAATAAAGAGGGGGAAGGGGGTACAACTATCACAGGTTGAAATTTCAACCAAGTGCAAgacaagagagaaaagaggcgCCTGGTGATTGGATAAAGTTTCAGAGAAGACTGTTCTTTTCTGGGTTCCTCCATTACTGAGTGTAGCAAGAAAGTTAATCCTCTTAgtttttcattatatttttaaaaaactacTTGCTGTAAATTAGTGAAACCATTTTTTGGATGAATTATGAAGAACGTGTTTTGAGAATTTTACGAATACTAGGGCTGTAATCTCCCAGTCGACTAGTGGTCGATACGTTCTGGCTCGACCAAAATTCAGATTGGTCATTTTTTTGCTgtgttaatttctttctttctttctttttttttttttttttttttttttttttttttttttattattattttttgccgcGTTAATTTGATCAGGTGGAAAGCACTAATTGCTAACGGGGGTGTTTTCAGAGCACCCCTGTTTCACAGGTAACAGTCTGTCTTCAGAACACCCcccttgttttcactttttggatcagcccaacccactggagacagaaaatgcaaaataattagttaaaaaatgatttaatatactgcaaatagcctactagttttttatgtttgtttataatTAATTTAGGTGGACAAGGCTACCAAGTATGCGCAGCTAATTAATCTAACGCTTTTTTTTTTCGCCCTTTGTCACTGTCAACTGGAATGGGGGTGTTTCTATATTCCTATGTGATAATAATGTCTCATTTATTCTCTCACTCACATTTAGGTGTGTGTACAGTTATCTCTGAGTATGTCATGTactatgtacagtatacatCATACTAGTGTTGTACCCTGGACTTAAGTTGGATTAGTTATTGTGGTCACTGTCTAAAGTTTGTACTGTGGgggttgtttgtgtttttggaaTGATAAAAGGTTATCAAAAAATGATCAATTCTTTTACAGCATTATTTCATCACCCCATGGACATCTAATAGAGCTAAAAGGGTCCACCTAGCTAAAGCTAGCTATTGCAGTATAATTCAATAGTTCTGCACTAAATCCTGCCTGCATGGAAGTTCTAATGTTCTAACATTGTCCGAGTCTATTCTGGGACCTATTTTAAAGTTTAGCAATGCTAGCTTCCCTTACACTGTCTAACAAAACCATGAAAAAACAAGCAagtaaacaaaacacacaggatTGACAACTTATAATTCATCTATAGAGCATGAATAAATGATTCATTGACCATTACAAAATATATTAGTTACAGTTTATAATCCCTTCACAAAGGGTGTCTAAGTAGAAAGCAGCACTGTCTCTTCGGCATTAAATGGAATGCCACATTTTAAACAACTGGCAACTGAATACTTAAAACTGCACACATTGACATAATATAGGCCTGATTCTGGGTAAttgtgataaataataaaattccTGCAAACTATGTTTGATGCAGGCTGGGAATTAAAATGACAACTATAACCATATGAATGTCTCAACACACTCAGTTCTTTTGTGTACATCGAATCAATTAGATTCTGCACTAATCCTTTTCCCTCTCTCACAATCCAGCTGCTTTGTCCTGCTTCCTGTCACCTTGCATGACTCCTGAGCTGCAGTTTCGACCTATGATTCCTCTAGGAAACAAGGAGGCAATGAAGGCCGGATGTGAATGGGGTACTGAACTGTGCCTACGTAAACATGGAGGGGATTCCTAGCAGACTGGGAACAATATCTATTAACCTCTTTATTCTCTGTAAGGAGGCTGCTTTCTAAACGGGTGACACGGATTTAAAGACTATAATGACTGTATCACAACGCTCTGTGTGAGTCACAGAATCATGAGACCCTACcagtgtgcgtgcgcgtgtggaTCTTGAGGTTCTCGGAGCGTGCGAACATCTTGCCGCAGTTGGGAAATGCGCATGAAAAAGGCTTCTCCCCGGTGTGCACGCGAATGTGGTTGATGAGTTTGTATTTGGCTTTGAATGCCTTCCCGCCGCGCATACACTCGTCCCACATGCAGACATGACTGAGGGTCTCGAGCCCCGCTGCTACATGCTCGGTGGTGACGTGGTCCACCAGCTCGTGCATGGAGCTGAAAGTTTGGTCGCAGACGGATGTCGCCGTCCGCCCAAGCCTCTGTCTCGAAGAAGTTCGGTCAATCCATTTACAGACCAGCTCGGTTTTGACGGTGGGGCCTTTGGAGAAATCCAGCAGGCCGTCCATCCCACCGCCAACACCACTGTCGGCAGAAGCGGAGATACTAGTGGCTCTCGGCTGTGGTGGTGAGACGATGCTCGAAGCCCCGGAGTTGTTGTTCCCCAGCGGAGAGACGAGGCCATTGTGCCTGGCCACTACAGTCGTCCGCTTCATGCTCAGCACGGCGGGCTGCCCCGCTCCTGTCTCCAACTACAACCCTCTCTTCCACGTAAAACGAGTTAAATCCAACTGGCAAAGCGTCCGCCGCTGTCCTGGCTTCCTTCCCGTGTGTTTTGGTGAAAGGGAGAGCGCATGCGGTGTCTTTACCCCCCGCTGTTCGATATTAGATCCCGAGAGTCGGAGCCTCCATGCTTTTATTTACTGTGTGAATGGAGGTGAACGGAGACGAAGAAACACAGCAGGACGCGACCCAACAGCGTCTAGGGCGTCCTCGTCTCCTTTCCTTCTTcaatccttccttccttccttccttcattccctTTCTTATTGTTCAACTAACAAACCCCCAAAGTTATGGTACACACATAACATGACAAATTTACCTTCAGTGATTACACTTTGTCACAGGGTTGATGTGGATGACCTACGTTTGTCAACCCATTACAACATTACATGGAAATttgtacatacacatacatatgaaACATATGAAAAAGACATATGAAAAAGAAATCTAATATATGGGCTAGTATTTGTGTAACCATaattgacagacacacacaaatatttttaGTATCATTCCATGTTTGGTATGCAAATTCTAGATTTTTACTATACAGTCTTATTGTATAGTTTTGGCAATTATTCCCATCATTACTGCTatgatttgtattattattagcccattattatttttgataaGGTCTATTATCAATTCTTACCATGAAAAACCTCCCTATCTTAAAATGCCACTTTTGTCTAGAAATGATTGAAATCAAATAACCATAATGTTGTGTATTTGGGTGACAGCCCATGTTgtaaggattttttttcctgcatcacAAACACCAAAATGACCTTTCTGAATAagaaaagagagggagcgctggttaatgtttaaaagtaagTTAATATAACAagataaatgtaatgaatttattgataatagtaataataggtGAATAGCGAAATGATCTGCATGGTACTAGCCTGCTTTGAAATGTAAGGTCTAAGTGTTCGGCACAGTTGTGTGTTGTTCTTTTTGCAAAAAAGCGTTGACAAATTGCACTTGAATGGTTATAGCCTAGAGCCCTgcacaaagtatttattatagGATTAGATTATTCAACTGAGTATAAGGGCCACTTTTGGACCACTTTCCTTTTTGAGACATTAAGAATTAAGTCATTATGAGAATATATGTGTAATCTTAAAGATAATAATTTGtgatatttctgcattaaaatgtataaaaacgactatacctatgttatttattttgctaAACTGTGTACttacaaatgtttccaacaatgttcaaattcagaaaaatctgtaattttaatcAATGACACGTTTGGTCGCCTGTCAATGGTGTCATATATTAACCCCTCTAGTTGCTCTTCcgtaaaaaaaacaggaaacggATGGAAACAATACGTTTTGATATATTTCAATATTCATAATATATGACATAATGGGGGCGTGTTTGTGTAATGCTGATATAACCCAGATTTACAGATGTGTGGGGGATATCATTTGAGGAGATTAAAGAGTCTCAAGCAGACGGCTGCACACATTCCACACAGAGAACACTACTAAAGACAAAGAAGCTGAAAGACATTCTTGTTTTTCCACATCACAAACTTTTATACGACAcaatacaccttttaaaaacTGAATTACAACAACAAGGAAGAGCAGGGCTGGCCTGGCGAAGATGTCGACAGAGCGGACCTGAAGCATCGCTTCAGACGCAAAACCATGCAGAGTCTGGGTGAGTcggtttaacacagcacaaacccCTCTAGAAGTAGGAAAGACATACACTCATCAAGGCAAGTTTATGCCTAGCATACACTTGAAGCAAACTTTAAAAAAGCTTCCGTTGACATGCTTCAGAAGAGTTGAAAATCTGCAAATTTCCCtctatagaccctttgcacaTGACGTCACGTGACGTCACGCTCCACTCGTgcgaattatgaacgccatgacagacggcggaagagctatgctgtagatgGACGGCAAGCTAAACACGTACGTTTTcgttcgtgtttgtgttctcacattcacaatctgcaaagtaatccaaaccaacacaagcatgtatATGTATTGCCTCTCTGTTTTAAAttagtgataaataaaattaacctcaaccagctagctagctgccgtgctaaaCAGCTGTTCCTActaacaggtccaacccgatgatgacccacataactaacatcggttattcactgacctagctacatatccaaaaaagaaagccattttcttgatcatttaacttaacacacattcaaaaaatatcggttaaattaaagatgacatggcatggaaactagcttcaaaaaggccaaaaaaacaagttaaatgcgggtctgcggagctcctaccccagttagctgacgagctagctgcagctagctttggactgcttgCTAGCTTTTGCCCATCCACCGGTCATATcttaacataggctacacagcgaatataatcacagataagaagatggctagatgttacaattatgtgtggttactactgaGCATAgacactccgtgatttactgcattaactggattaacgtgtgatagataattaatgactgcacttcccagagttGGAATGCCTTCATGCAtccattagatagttgcattggcacacccagtgaacaacggtatgtgggtagccacgaccgaccatgtcctctaaaaacatgggctacgtgttatgtaaatctttacttaagtaaagaatagatattaatacaaaataaaccctagattgatgtcttatctttgccattatgaggtacatccccccgccgttagcgtagcatcgcgtacctgtaacccaggTAAGcaaagaactggtaagcatccagacttttaaagctttgagatcagcaccagtatatggggatagcctgtttaccacatagtggtacagatcatgTGGGctgaagtcgggcagactcggtgatttaatgaggtccgtgaaaacggagggaggaagaattaagggtcggtatccaatcctgctatctccaacttctccaaatactgctctttgtgagcacctaccagatgccctacctcgaccgataacAGCACGACAACTTGTtattcaatagaagaagccataaagccataaatacagtttatttagtgttatgtatttcaaactgattgaaactatgaaactttccacTCGTCTACTACACTGTTTAGCTTGTTATTGCTGGTAACTTTGCCGTCCATCATGGCGTCGTCACGTGGTCTTGGTCACGTGTTTGAAAAGTGTctatagcaaccataaacaatactggctctagctgtttgctgcttcctgtttgaagctggagggagcgcacacattggttgttgacaatgttcacgtgATTCAATACACAGACTTAAAACTTAAGATAATATCCAACACGTTTTCACGTCAAGACGGGAAAAAAAGACTGActcggactgagttttatgatcACCTTACATCAAACGATTGAGACGACAGGAGCGCGCCCCAACTGTAGCAAGACTCTCATGATTTCATTCCGATATTG
This window contains:
- the zic2b gene encoding zinc finger protein ZIC 2b yields the protein MKRTTVVARHNGLVSPLGNNNSGASSIVSPPQPRATSISASADSGVGGGMDGLLDFSKGPTVKTELVCKWIDRTSSRQRLGRTATSVCDQTFSSMHELVDHVTTEHVAAGLETLSHVCMWDECMRGGKAFKAKYKLINHIRVHTGEKPFSCAFPNCGKMFARSENLKIHTRTHTGEKPFQCDYCERRFANSSDRKKHSQVHTASKPYDCKALGCTKSYTHPSSLRKHMKVHVKSSPTSEPQDVYDSIPHQLQQPHQALLEPLDLKMNRLSPSLANKNTNFPLLSNHQLDISSASEVDHKLLLRSSSPMTMPLDLSLSSLKSQLAQKQQSGRTQRRSQRSVNPALPQLSNIKEWYVCTRSTAPHFPLLHPDHIKSEPSDDEEYVT